A genomic stretch from Achromobacter spanius includes:
- a CDS encoding SDR family NAD(P)-dependent oxidoreductase gives MTTTSAPVLDGKIVIVTGAAGGLGQAIAKHCLDAGARVALLDRDADMLAQCCRTFAVAPSRILALSCDVADVSASRSAVEQVATHWGSIDKLVNNAATVTPGVKVADLTPEQWRLALDVNLTGAWLMSKWAIAHMARAGGGVVLNIASQLGSVAAPGRGAYSASKAGLIALARAIAVDHAADGIRALSLSPGAVLTSRLVDRYGSAQEANAALATKYPVGRLGTAEEVAQTTVFLISEAASFITGTDIRADGGYTAQ, from the coding sequence ATGACAACGACGAGCGCACCCGTGTTGGACGGGAAGATTGTGATTGTGACCGGCGCTGCCGGCGGATTAGGACAGGCTATCGCCAAGCATTGCCTGGATGCGGGCGCCCGCGTGGCGCTATTGGATCGGGACGCGGACATGCTGGCGCAATGCTGCCGGACGTTTGCCGTCGCGCCATCCCGAATCTTGGCCCTTAGCTGCGACGTCGCGGACGTCAGCGCCTCCCGGTCGGCCGTGGAACAGGTCGCCACGCACTGGGGCTCCATCGACAAGTTGGTGAACAACGCCGCCACGGTCACGCCAGGCGTGAAGGTCGCTGACCTGACGCCGGAACAATGGCGGCTAGCGCTGGACGTGAACCTGACCGGTGCATGGCTGATGAGCAAGTGGGCGATTGCGCACATGGCGCGCGCTGGCGGCGGCGTCGTGCTGAACATTGCTTCGCAATTAGGAAGCGTCGCCGCGCCGGGGCGTGGCGCCTACAGCGCAAGCAAGGCTGGCCTGATCGCGCTGGCGCGCGCCATCGCCGTGGACCACGCGGCCGACGGCATCCGCGCCTTGAGCCTGTCGCCCGGCGCGGTCTTGACCAGCCGGCTGGTGGATCGTTACGGCAGCGCGCAGGAGGCCAATGCCGCATTGGCCACCAAGTATCCGGTCGGGCGACTCGGCACCGCCGAAGAGGTCGCGCAGACCACGGTTTTTCTGATCAGCGAGGCTGCCTCGTTCATCACGGGCACGGACATTCGTGCCGACGGCGGATACACCGCGCAATAG
- a CDS encoding Bug family tripartite tricarboxylate transporter substrate binding protein — protein MKIILKIAALTCFLLAGPAHAAFPERPITMVVPYAPGGAADVVARQLAVRMGTNLGTTVIVENRPGASGVIGKSAVARAHADGYTLLYDATPSSINPALIKNLPFSDKDFQPLSLVTLMPNVIVVNSNSPIKDQADLIKRARAQPGKLTFASGGSGTVQRMAAELYRQGLGLDMLHVPYKSGSPAIADTMGGQVDFMFSNVAACYPLIASGKLRALAISAPERSPLLPDAPSISQTSLPGFEAYEWAGLLLPAGTPEPVVSRLHKAVVESLQEEEMKKRFAEMGAQPVGNTPAEFSAFLQKEASKWAETVRKGNIKLE, from the coding sequence ATGAAAATCATCTTGAAGATCGCTGCGCTCACCTGCTTTTTGTTGGCGGGCCCCGCACACGCCGCCTTTCCCGAGCGTCCCATAACAATGGTGGTGCCGTACGCCCCTGGCGGGGCTGCCGATGTGGTGGCCCGTCAGTTGGCGGTGCGTATGGGAACTAATTTAGGTACCACTGTGATTGTCGAAAATCGGCCTGGCGCAAGTGGCGTCATCGGCAAATCAGCTGTGGCCAGGGCGCATGCCGACGGCTACACCCTGCTGTACGACGCAACGCCTTCTTCGATCAATCCAGCGCTGATCAAGAATCTTCCTTTCTCAGACAAGGATTTTCAGCCGCTATCGCTGGTGACGTTGATGCCCAACGTCATTGTCGTCAACAGCAACTCTCCGATTAAAGATCAGGCTGATCTGATCAAACGCGCCCGCGCTCAACCGGGCAAGTTGACATTTGCGTCTGGCGGTAGCGGTACCGTGCAGCGCATGGCCGCCGAACTATATCGCCAAGGCTTGGGGCTGGACATGCTGCATGTGCCTTATAAGAGCGGAAGTCCAGCTATCGCGGACACGATGGGTGGGCAGGTCGACTTTATGTTCAGCAATGTGGCGGCCTGTTATCCGCTGATCGCCTCAGGCAAGTTGCGCGCGCTGGCCATATCGGCGCCGGAACGCTCGCCGTTGTTGCCCGATGCGCCATCGATTTCACAGACGTCGTTGCCGGGCTTTGAAGCGTACGAATGGGCTGGGCTGCTCCTGCCGGCGGGCACACCGGAGCCGGTCGTCAGTCGACTGCATAAGGCGGTGGTTGAATCGCTTCAAGAAGAAGAAATGAAGAAGCGATTTGCCGAGATGGGTGCGCAGCCCGTGGGCAACACGCCAGCCGAGTTTTCGGCCTTTCTGCAGAAGGAAGCTTCCAAGTGGGCAGAGACTGTCCGGAAGGGCAATATCAAACTCGAATGA
- a CDS encoding amino acid ABC transporter permease — MIDILDKYGLLLLIGQYPYGPVGGLALTLFIAVAGLVISFPLAVLIGMARTSPFRAPRLFAGVIVNAVRGLPVLLLIFWAYFIVPLVIGRSISGTTTVICALVLYELAFMGEVVRAGIEAIPKGQVEAARAVGMTYMQTMRKIVLPQALVNMTPSILNQFINLIKNTSLGYIISVNELTYAAYQVNAQLLTKPFEVYLILAATYFLICWSLSLAVGKLEKTINMRRNVVLRNA, encoded by the coding sequence ATGATCGATATCCTGGACAAATACGGCCTTCTGCTATTGATCGGCCAATATCCATACGGTCCTGTGGGGGGCCTCGCGCTCACCCTGTTCATCGCTGTCGCTGGGCTCGTGATCTCGTTTCCGTTGGCGGTACTGATTGGCATGGCGCGCACGAGCCCATTTCGTGCACCGCGTCTTTTTGCTGGTGTGATTGTCAACGCCGTGCGTGGGCTGCCCGTCCTGTTGCTGATCTTCTGGGCCTATTTCATCGTGCCCCTGGTGATTGGGCGCTCGATCTCAGGGACGACAACCGTTATCTGCGCGTTAGTTCTGTATGAACTTGCCTTTATGGGCGAAGTTGTTCGTGCCGGGATCGAAGCCATCCCGAAGGGGCAGGTCGAGGCTGCGCGCGCGGTAGGCATGACCTATATGCAGACAATGCGAAAGATTGTGCTGCCTCAGGCCCTTGTGAACATGACGCCCAGCATCCTGAACCAGTTCATCAACCTCATCAAGAATACGTCGCTGGGCTACATCATCAGCGTTAATGAACTGACCTACGCCGCTTATCAGGTCAATGCGCAACTGCTCACTAAGCCGTTTGAGGTCTACCTAATCCTCGCAGCCACTTACTTTCTCATCTGCTGGTCGCTCAGCTTGGCCGTCGGAAAGCTGGAGAAAACCATCAATATGCGCCGCAACGTGGTGCTAAGGAATGCCTAA
- a CDS encoding nitrilase-related carbon-nitrogen hydrolase, giving the protein MNRKFKAAVVQSAAVAFDNERTLLRMKEAATQARDQGASLVVFPEAMLGTYPKGSTFGAYVGGRSMQGRDEFLRYHRNAIDVPGPHIDELAVLAKDLGIYLVTGVIERSGGTLYCTVVFFDDKGSFLGKHRKLMPTGSERTVWGFGDGSTLPVYATDIGKLGAVICWENYMPLLRTTMYSKGVELYCAPTLASSTTWPSSMQHIAIEGRCFVFSANQYATAADYPQDYVSAADPGPSEPLTAGGSCIVDPFGNFLAGPNFEGAAVMVAEIDLDNIIRGKYDLDVVGHYARPDVFQLFVDERAKNAVQSMVNERPQAEQQGGKQVE; this is encoded by the coding sequence ATGAATAGAAAATTCAAGGCTGCAGTTGTGCAGTCGGCGGCCGTCGCCTTTGACAACGAGCGAACTCTGCTTCGCATGAAAGAGGCGGCCACCCAAGCACGTGACCAAGGCGCCTCGCTAGTCGTTTTTCCCGAAGCGATGCTGGGTACTTACCCCAAGGGCAGCACTTTTGGGGCCTATGTCGGCGGCAGAAGTATGCAGGGGCGCGACGAGTTTCTGCGCTATCACCGCAACGCTATCGACGTCCCTGGCCCCCACATCGACGAACTCGCCGTCCTGGCGAAAGACTTGGGCATCTATCTCGTCACTGGCGTGATTGAGCGTTCCGGCGGCACGCTTTATTGCACGGTCGTTTTCTTCGACGACAAGGGAAGCTTCCTGGGTAAACATCGAAAGCTTATGCCCACTGGAAGCGAACGCACCGTCTGGGGCTTTGGTGATGGCTCGACGCTTCCTGTCTATGCAACAGATATCGGCAAGCTCGGCGCCGTGATCTGTTGGGAAAACTACATGCCCCTACTGCGCACGACCATGTATTCCAAGGGCGTCGAGCTGTACTGCGCGCCAACGCTTGCCAGCTCCACCACATGGCCATCCTCGATGCAGCACATCGCCATAGAAGGGCGCTGCTTTGTGTTCAGCGCCAACCAATACGCCACGGCAGCAGACTACCCCCAAGACTACGTCAGCGCTGCAGACCCCGGTCCCTCAGAACCGCTCACGGCTGGTGGCAGTTGCATCGTCGATCCGTTCGGGAATTTCTTGGCCGGTCCCAATTTTGAGGGCGCGGCAGTGATGGTGGCTGAGATCGATCTCGACAACATTATTCGTGGCAAATATGACCTTGATGTCGTTGGTCATTACGCGCGCCCTGATGTGTTCCAGCTCTTCGTAGACGAACGTGCAAAGAATGCCGTTCAGTCGATGGTTAACGAACGACCGCAAGCCGAACAGCAAGGCGGAAAACAGGTCGAATGA
- a CDS encoding amino acid ABC transporter permease produces MELLNFGVVLQAKYVTWLVAGAAMALGLFAASWVAGFVIALMLLALRESGVRLFEALTQAFVAYHRNVPQLVQVFLWYFGVPQLLPDSWQAWINAHNSEFVLVWIALSLNSAAYMSEDLRSGLRSLPNTQLEAARAIGMTYLQSMRIVVIPQALRAAFPPLVNQSLSLFKSTSLAMTVGLAEVTYASRQIENETYRTFEAFALASAFYWICSFVLTATGHYWSERLKIAGKRA; encoded by the coding sequence ATGGAATTGCTTAATTTCGGAGTCGTGCTCCAGGCCAAATACGTGACTTGGCTAGTGGCCGGCGCAGCGATGGCGCTTGGGCTCTTCGCTGCGTCCTGGGTTGCGGGATTTGTCATCGCGCTCATGTTGCTTGCCCTGCGAGAGTCCGGCGTCAGGTTGTTTGAGGCGCTGACGCAAGCCTTTGTTGCCTACCACCGCAATGTGCCGCAACTGGTGCAGGTATTTCTTTGGTACTTCGGCGTGCCGCAACTATTGCCAGATTCCTGGCAGGCATGGATCAATGCTCATAACAGCGAGTTCGTTCTTGTCTGGATCGCCCTGTCCCTAAACAGCGCCGCATACATGTCGGAGGATCTGCGCAGTGGCCTGCGGTCATTGCCGAATACTCAATTGGAAGCCGCGCGCGCGATCGGAATGACCTATCTGCAGTCGATGCGCATCGTAGTGATACCGCAGGCACTGCGGGCAGCCTTCCCCCCTCTTGTGAATCAATCGCTCAGTCTATTCAAGTCAACCAGCCTGGCGATGACTGTTGGCCTGGCAGAAGTTACTTATGCATCGCGACAGATTGAAAACGAGACCTACCGCACCTTTGAGGCCTTCGCACTTGCTTCCGCCTTCTATTGGATATGTTCCTTTGTGCTGACCGCCACTGGTCACTACTGGAGTGAACGGCTGAAAATCGCGGGGAAACGCGCATGA
- a CDS encoding SDR family NAD(P)-dependent oxidoreductase, whose protein sequence is MNERNVSAHCVLTGAASGIGLALTERLLAAGWWVTGVDIAPAAVKSHAQYRHLVCDLSDPAALHALCAGLDSCDPTALVHCAGLVRTGGALDTRPEDAELLWRLHGAAPMALVRALAPQLPDGRGRIVLVSSRAVLGRAHRLAYAATKSAQIGLARSLAAELVGRGITVNVIAPGAVDTPMLNDPKRGAAPSVELPLGRLIDAREVAATIAFFLSDEAGAITGQTLYVCGGASLGAMTP, encoded by the coding sequence ATGAACGAGCGTAACGTGTCGGCGCATTGCGTCCTGACAGGTGCGGCATCCGGCATTGGACTGGCGCTGACCGAGCGACTGCTGGCGGCCGGCTGGTGGGTAACCGGCGTGGATATCGCGCCCGCCGCCGTCAAGAGCCACGCACAGTACCGCCATCTGGTTTGCGACTTGTCCGACCCCGCCGCGTTGCACGCCTTGTGTGCCGGCTTGGACAGTTGCGACCCAACCGCGCTGGTGCACTGCGCCGGCCTGGTGCGCACCGGCGGTGCACTGGATACGCGGCCGGAAGACGCAGAGTTGCTCTGGCGCCTGCATGGCGCCGCGCCGATGGCGCTGGTCAGGGCCTTGGCGCCACAACTACCCGACGGCCGCGGCCGCATTGTGCTGGTGTCCAGCCGCGCCGTGCTGGGTCGCGCGCACCGCTTGGCGTATGCCGCCACCAAGTCGGCGCAGATTGGCTTGGCGCGAAGCTTGGCCGCGGAACTCGTCGGCCGGGGCATCACGGTCAACGTGATTGCGCCCGGCGCGGTCGACACTCCCATGCTGAACGATCCGAAACGCGGGGCCGCGCCGAGCGTCGAGCTGCCGCTTGGCCGCCTGATAGACGCGCGCGAAGTCGCCGCGACCATCGCCTTCTTTCTGAGCGACGAGGCGGGAGCCATCACGGGGCAGACGCTCTATGTGTGCGGCGGCGCCTCGTTGGGGGCAATGACGCCATGA
- a CDS encoding amino acid ABC transporter ATP-binding protein, whose protein sequence is MITFRDVQKYYGDYKALDGISETIAKGEVVVICGPSGSGKSTLIRTINRLEPISGGTITVDGQDVHAPKVNVNDLRSRIGFVFQSFNLFPHLSVMENVSIGPKTVSRVGVQQARDRSLALLEKVGLATKADAFPPQLSGGQQQRVAIARALAMEPPVMLFDEPTSALDPEMVGEVLNVMKQLATDGMTMVCVTHEMGFAREVADRIVFMDAGAILERATPEEFFNNPKHPRAQKFVSDIRHA, encoded by the coding sequence ATGATCACCTTCCGTGATGTCCAGAAATACTACGGCGATTACAAGGCGCTGGATGGTATTTCCGAAACCATTGCCAAGGGCGAGGTCGTTGTCATTTGCGGCCCATCCGGTTCGGGCAAGTCCACCCTGATCCGCACGATCAACCGACTTGAGCCGATCTCTGGGGGCACGATCACGGTGGACGGCCAGGACGTCCACGCGCCAAAGGTCAACGTCAACGATCTACGCAGCCGCATCGGCTTCGTTTTCCAGAGCTTCAACCTCTTTCCTCACCTGAGCGTGATGGAGAACGTATCTATCGGTCCGAAAACAGTTTCGCGTGTGGGCGTGCAGCAAGCGCGTGATCGGTCTCTGGCGCTGCTGGAAAAAGTCGGCCTGGCCACCAAGGCAGACGCCTTTCCCCCGCAGCTATCCGGCGGGCAGCAACAGCGTGTGGCGATCGCGCGAGCCCTCGCCATGGAGCCACCGGTCATGCTCTTCGATGAACCCACCAGCGCGCTGGACCCGGAGATGGTGGGCGAAGTTCTCAATGTGATGAAGCAGCTCGCAACCGATGGCATGACGATGGTCTGTGTCACCCACGAAATGGGCTTTGCCCGTGAAGTGGCCGATCGCATCGTGTTCATGGACGCGGGCGCCATTCTGGAGCGGGCGACGCCGGAAGAGTTTTTCAATAATCCTAAACACCCACGCGCCCAAAAGTTCGTGTCGGACATTCGGCATGCTTAA
- a CDS encoding ABC transporter substrate-binding protein: protein MFKTFKRFTTHTLGRCLLIALCAVATTANANRLEEIKSRGRLICATLSGTEPLAFQDPRTRQYMGFDIDLCNALAKRFGVTLEHKPVAVEARIPELTLGRVDVVAAAMGYTKERAEQIAFSDIHYQLPIKIIVSKASGIKTFADLGGKKISANKGSTPETFTRARIPTAEVVTYQDSPTAFLALVQGRVQGQAIGQAAGVRFIQEGGGRFRFLDEALFFEPTGLGMKKDEPELRDAVNKALSEMESSGELDAMWDKWYGPDTKFQIPREKKLTPLSAF from the coding sequence ATGTTCAAGACATTCAAACGCTTTACCACCCATACACTTGGCCGCTGCCTGTTGATTGCGCTCTGTGCGGTTGCGACCACGGCAAATGCCAACCGCCTGGAGGAAATCAAGAGCCGAGGTCGCCTGATCTGCGCAACGCTGTCCGGTACCGAGCCCCTGGCCTTCCAGGATCCCCGCACCCGTCAATACATGGGCTTCGACATTGACCTTTGTAATGCGTTGGCTAAACGATTTGGCGTCACCCTCGAACATAAGCCCGTTGCCGTCGAGGCCCGCATCCCCGAGCTGACGTTGGGGCGCGTTGACGTTGTAGCTGCTGCCATGGGCTACACGAAAGAACGAGCCGAGCAAATCGCTTTCTCTGACATTCACTACCAGTTGCCGATCAAGATCATTGTGTCGAAAGCATCGGGCATCAAAACGTTTGCGGACCTGGGCGGCAAGAAGATCAGCGCCAACAAGGGCAGCACACCCGAGACATTCACACGCGCCCGTATTCCAACTGCGGAAGTCGTGACTTATCAGGACAGCCCCACCGCCTTCCTGGCGCTGGTCCAGGGCAGGGTTCAAGGTCAGGCCATCGGACAAGCGGCAGGCGTGCGCTTTATTCAAGAAGGTGGCGGCCGCTTTAGGTTTCTGGACGAGGCATTGTTTTTTGAGCCGACTGGACTGGGGATGAAGAAAGACGAACCTGAGCTGCGTGACGCCGTGAACAAGGCACTGTCCGAGATGGAAAGCAGCGGCGAGCTCGATGCGATGTGGGACAAGTGGTATGGCCCTGACACGAAGTTCCAGATTCCCCGCGAGAAGAAGCTGACTCCCCTGTCTGCTTTCTGA
- a CDS encoding pyridoxal phosphate-dependent aminotransferase, with amino-acid sequence MTYLSSSLSRIKPSSTIAASQRARDLAAQGRDVIALSTGEPDFDTPDNICIAAVRAITQGRTRYTPVSGIPELRDAITRKLERDNGLQYKREETIVCSGGKQVIANALLATLNEGDEVIIPAPYWVSYPEIVALCNGTPVIVNTSQDHGLKLTPDALAASITSKTKWVILNSPSNPSGAAYSEQELLALAQVLLRHEHVLVMSDDIYEHLVYDGFSYRTIAQVEPRLKDRTLTINGVSKGHAMTGWRIGYGAGPLKLIKAMEVLQSQITSGSSSVAQWAAVEALDGPQDYLTSRREAFRRRRDMVVDGLNECVGIRCLPPQGAFYVFPSCESTFGRMTPSGVRIDDDEVFALELLNAEGVAVVQGSAFGTAGHFRISYAASEENLTEALKRIRRFCASLQS; translated from the coding sequence ATGACCTATCTTTCTTCTTCACTATCCCGTATCAAACCATCAAGCACGATCGCCGCTAGTCAGCGTGCGCGCGACTTGGCCGCACAAGGCCGCGACGTCATCGCGTTGAGCACAGGCGAGCCCGACTTCGATACCCCCGACAATATCTGCATCGCCGCCGTTCGTGCCATCACCCAGGGAAGAACTCGGTATACGCCCGTCAGCGGCATTCCTGAGTTACGTGACGCCATCACAAGGAAGCTCGAGCGAGACAATGGCCTTCAATACAAGCGGGAAGAAACCATCGTATGCAGCGGCGGCAAACAGGTCATTGCCAACGCGCTGCTGGCCACCCTGAACGAGGGCGACGAGGTCATCATCCCTGCTCCTTATTGGGTGTCCTATCCCGAGATCGTGGCGCTGTGCAACGGCACACCGGTCATCGTGAACACCAGCCAGGATCACGGGCTGAAGCTCACTCCCGACGCGCTAGCCGCTTCCATCACGTCCAAAACCAAGTGGGTGATCCTGAATTCGCCATCCAATCCCTCGGGCGCGGCTTACAGTGAGCAGGAGCTGCTCGCGCTGGCTCAGGTGCTCCTGCGCCACGAACATGTGTTGGTGATGAGCGATGACATCTACGAGCACCTGGTCTATGACGGTTTTTCTTATCGCACCATTGCGCAGGTCGAGCCTCGGCTGAAAGACCGTACGCTGACCATCAACGGAGTATCCAAAGGCCATGCGATGACGGGTTGGCGCATAGGCTACGGTGCTGGCCCGCTCAAGCTGATCAAGGCAATGGAAGTGCTCCAGAGTCAAATCACCTCGGGTTCAAGTTCGGTAGCCCAATGGGCTGCCGTCGAGGCCCTGGACGGACCGCAAGATTACCTGACCTCCCGCCGCGAAGCGTTCCGACGCCGACGCGACATGGTGGTCGATGGACTGAACGAGTGCGTCGGTATTCGTTGCTTGCCGCCGCAAGGCGCCTTTTATGTATTTCCGTCGTGTGAAAGCACTTTCGGAAGAATGACGCCATCTGGCGTGCGAATCGACGACGACGAGGTCTTTGCACTCGAACTGCTCAACGCCGAAGGTGTGGCGGTCGTCCAGGGCAGCGCGTTCGGAACCGCCGGTCACTTTCGCATTTCCTACGCAGCTAGTGAAGAAAACCTCACCGAGGCCCTCAAACGGATCCGGCGCTTTTGCGCCAGCCTTCAATCGTGA
- a CDS encoding SDR family NAD(P)-dependent oxidoreductase, with product MPKPQRVALITGSTSGIGNAIARRLSKDGYAVVLHSRSSVDAGISMARELGLAAYVQADLAVDADRIRLVQEAVAQWGRLDVVVNNAGISRVVPHADMAAATPDIWRELHEVNVIAPFRIVAEAEAALRASAVDGVPACVINVSSHAGVRPKGASIPYAATKAALNHVTRLLAVSLAPDIRVNAVAPGLVDTPLTADWTQAQQLWRERAPMRRAASPADIAQAISMLIESNYLTGEILLSDGGLNLT from the coding sequence ATGCCTAAACCACAGCGCGTTGCTCTCATCACAGGGTCGACTTCAGGTATTGGAAATGCGATAGCGCGCCGGCTGTCCAAGGATGGCTATGCCGTCGTTCTGCATTCGCGTAGCTCTGTGGATGCAGGCATTTCCATGGCGCGCGAGCTGGGTTTGGCTGCTTATGTGCAAGCTGACCTCGCTGTAGACGCAGACCGGATACGACTGGTGCAAGAAGCGGTCGCGCAATGGGGTCGCTTGGACGTGGTCGTGAACAATGCAGGAATCAGCCGCGTGGTTCCCCATGCCGACATGGCAGCTGCCACTCCTGACATCTGGCGCGAGCTGCACGAGGTCAATGTCATTGCGCCGTTTCGTATCGTTGCGGAAGCGGAGGCCGCACTGCGGGCGTCTGCCGTTGACGGCGTGCCTGCTTGCGTGATTAACGTGAGTTCGCATGCGGGCGTTCGTCCGAAAGGGGCTTCCATCCCTTATGCCGCGACGAAGGCGGCGCTGAATCATGTCACGCGCTTGCTCGCGGTCTCACTTGCTCCCGATATTCGTGTGAATGCCGTCGCCCCTGGGCTGGTGGATACCCCGTTGACGGCTGACTGGACGCAGGCTCAGCAGCTGTGGCGAGAGCGTGCGCCGATGCGGCGGGCGGCGAGCCCGGCAGATATTGCACAAGCGATATCAATGCTCATTGAATCCAACTATTTGACGGGCGAGATTTTGCTTTCCGATGGCGGATTGAATCTCACGTAA
- a CDS encoding isocitrate lyase/PEP mutase family protein, with amino-acid sequence MNNPRNQFRQLLKNEPFLVSPGVYDGYSVRLVEAAGFKTACTSGAAVSNALLGIADIGVMGLAENVTHCRHLARSVSIPLTADADTGYGNPVNVYHTVQMFEEAGVAGINLEDQVSPKRCGHMPGKDVVSEAEMVKKIEAACLARRDDDFVIIARTDSLAIEGIEGAVKRARAYARAGADMLFPDAVRTEDDIKRLVDAAGIPVSINMGFGIRNRPTTPLIPLPRLKEIGVKRISLPRMLPAAAIYGMRQALQVMQGVIATGEPVDRPDLVAGIEDIMQLMGYEQMRAMEKRLTTLDT; translated from the coding sequence ATGAACAACCCGCGCAACCAGTTCCGGCAATTGCTGAAGAACGAACCCTTCCTCGTGTCCCCCGGTGTTTACGATGGATACAGCGTCCGCCTGGTTGAAGCCGCTGGTTTCAAGACCGCCTGCACCAGCGGCGCGGCCGTGTCGAACGCGCTATTGGGCATCGCCGATATCGGCGTAATGGGCCTGGCCGAAAACGTCACCCACTGCCGCCACCTGGCAAGGTCCGTCTCCATCCCGCTCACTGCCGACGCAGACACCGGCTACGGCAATCCGGTCAATGTCTACCATACCGTGCAGATGTTCGAGGAAGCCGGCGTCGCGGGGATCAATCTTGAAGACCAGGTCAGCCCCAAGCGCTGCGGCCACATGCCCGGCAAAGACGTCGTCAGCGAAGCCGAGATGGTCAAGAAGATCGAGGCCGCATGCCTGGCGCGGCGCGACGACGATTTCGTCATCATCGCCCGCACGGACTCGCTCGCCATCGAGGGCATTGAAGGCGCGGTCAAGCGTGCGCGCGCATACGCCCGCGCAGGCGCGGACATGCTTTTTCCCGATGCTGTGCGCACTGAAGACGATATCAAGCGACTGGTGGACGCCGCGGGCATCCCGGTCAGCATCAACATGGGCTTCGGCATCCGCAACCGTCCCACCACGCCGCTGATTCCGCTGCCGCGCCTGAAGGAAATTGGCGTCAAGCGGATCAGCCTGCCCCGCATGCTGCCCGCCGCCGCCATCTACGGCATGCGCCAAGCGCTGCAGGTCATGCAAGGCGTGATCGCCACGGGCGAACCGGTCGACCGTCCCGATCTGGTGGCGGGCATCGAAGACATCATGCAACTGATGGGCTACGAGCAGATGCGCGCCATGGAAAAGCGCCTGACGACGCTGGACACCTGA
- a CDS encoding Bug family tripartite tricarboxylate transporter substrate binding protein, with product MTHSITSATHGRMPRRKVLGALAILVGAAGLAAAPAFAQGTDNFPTHPVTIVVPFPAGGATDITARLVAEGLSKKWGQPVVVENKPGAGGNVGSEYVARAAPDGYTLVLGVTGSHGINTSLYKNMRYDPIKDFEAVTQATLYPNAIIVNNDVPANNLQELIALLKKPDAHYSYGSDGNGTASHLGMEMLKNQGKFELSHIPYRGSAPMVTDLLGGQIQVGITGLPAVQAYAKSGKLKIIALTTADRFASAPNYPTVAEQGFAGYAAPPWSGFFAPKGTPKSLVEKISSDMREVMSDPKAKEKMIAAGSEFTPSTPEQFQSFVQKEIAKWAEAVKISGARID from the coding sequence ATGACGCACTCGATTACCTCAGCAACCCACGGGCGCATGCCGCGCCGCAAGGTCCTTGGCGCGCTGGCTATCCTTGTCGGCGCCGCCGGACTGGCCGCCGCGCCTGCCTTTGCGCAAGGCACGGACAACTTTCCCACGCACCCGGTCACTATCGTGGTGCCGTTCCCGGCCGGTGGCGCCACCGACATCACCGCGCGCCTGGTGGCCGAAGGCCTGTCCAAGAAGTGGGGCCAGCCCGTCGTCGTCGAAAACAAACCGGGCGCGGGCGGTAACGTCGGCTCGGAATACGTGGCGCGCGCCGCGCCCGATGGCTACACCCTGGTGCTGGGCGTCACGGGTTCGCACGGCATCAACACCTCGCTCTACAAGAACATGCGCTACGACCCGATCAAGGATTTCGAGGCGGTCACGCAAGCCACGCTCTACCCCAACGCCATCATCGTCAACAATGACGTGCCGGCCAACAACCTGCAGGAACTCATCGCGCTGTTGAAGAAGCCGGATGCGCACTACTCGTATGGTTCCGACGGCAACGGCACGGCTTCCCATCTGGGCATGGAAATGCTCAAGAACCAGGGCAAGTTCGAGCTTTCGCATATTCCGTACCGCGGCAGTGCCCCGATGGTGACCGACCTGTTGGGCGGCCAGATCCAGGTCGGCATTACGGGATTGCCCGCTGTGCAGGCCTATGCGAAGAGCGGGAAGCTGAAAATCATTGCGCTGACCACGGCCGACCGCTTTGCAAGCGCGCCCAACTACCCTACGGTGGCCGAACAGGGCTTCGCGGGCTATGCCGCGCCGCCCTGGTCTGGCTTCTTCGCGCCCAAGGGCACGCCCAAGTCGCTGGTGGAGAAGATCTCGTCGGACATGCGTGAAGTCATGTCCGACCCGAAGGCAAAAGAAAAAATGATCGCCGCCGGCAGCGAATTTACGCCGTCGACGCCTGAGCAGTTCCAGTCCTTCGTGCAGAAGGAAATCGCAAAGTGGGCCGAGGCCGTCAAGATCTCCGGCGCCCGCATAGACTAA